The sequence CGCACAACAACAAGGCGATGGAGTGGGCGCAGACCAAGGGCCGCATGCGCTCCAACAAAGCGATGATCGATCGCAAGGATCTGCGCGGCATGGTGCACGCGCTCAAGCGCGGCGAGGCGGTATGGTTCGCGCCGGATCAGGACTACGGCCCGCGCGGCAGCGTATTCGCGCCGCTGTTCGCCGTCGATCAGGCCGCCACCACCAGCGGCACCTTCATGCTGGCACGCATGGCCAACCCGGCATTGGTGCCGGTGGTGCTGATCCGCCGCGAAGGCGGCCGCGGCTACGACCTGCTGATTCAACCGGCCCTGGAAGACTACCCGCTCAGCGACGAACAGGCGGCGGCGGCTTACATGAACAAAGTGATCGAGAAAGAGATCATGCGGGCGCCGGAGCAATACATGTGGCTGCACCGCCGCTTCAAAACCCGACCGGCCGGCGCGCCCTCGCTGTACTGAGCCTCTTTTTTCTTTCCAGCCCGGCCAACGCCGGGCTTTTTTGTGCGCCACGTTTAAAAAGCGGCGGCTCGACACTCTACTTTCCTGTAATCTCCTTTTTTACCCGCACAGGAAAGGAAATGATGAAAGCTCAAGTTCGCATTGCTCTGGTCGGTGATTACAACCCGCAAGCCGTGGCCCATCAGGCCATCCCCGTAGCGCTCCAGCTCACCGCTGCCCATCTCGACATCGACGTGCAGCCCCAATGGCTACCGACAGAAACCCTGACCTCCCCCGACGTGCTGCAAAATTTCGACGCCATCTGGGTGGTGCCGGGCAGCCCGTATCGTTACGACGACGGCGCCTTTATGGCGATCCGCCATGCGCGGGAAAACGACGTGCCGTTCCTCGGCTCCTGCGGCGGTTTTCAATACGCCATCGTCGAGTACGCCCGCAACGTGATGGGCTGGCACGACGCCGGCCATGCGGAAACCGACAGCGGCGGCCGATTGGTGATCGCCCCGCTGAGCTGTTCGCTGGTGGAAAAAACCGGCGACATCGTTTTTCAGCCTGACACCCGCGTCGCGCAGGCCTACGGCAGCCTGAACACCCATGAAGGCTACCACTGCAACTTCGGCGTGAATCCGGAATTCGTCGCCGATCTTGAGCGC comes from Serratia sarumanii and encodes:
- a CDS encoding CTP synthase, which produces MMKAQVRIALVGDYNPQAVAHQAIPVALQLTAAHLDIDVQPQWLPTETLTSPDVLQNFDAIWVVPGSPYRYDDGAFMAIRHARENDVPFLGSCGGFQYAIVEYARNVMGWHDAGHAETDSGGRLVIAPLSCSLVEKTGDIVFQPDTRVAQAYGSLNTHEGYHCNFGVNPEFVADLERFPLIVSGHDTEGDVRAIELPGRRFYVATLFQSERAALRGELSPLVVELVKTAANG